A genome region from Acaryochloris marina S15 includes the following:
- a CDS encoding IS630 family transposase (programmed frameshift), whose product MPAPYSYDLRCKAIAAVKNGERKVDVCRMLNISRNTLHLWIAREESTGDCQAITHYQQGARHKITDWERFREFAQEHGGKTQAQMAKLWGDNVTQQNISDALKKLGLSRKKTYGYRERDETQRQAFIERLQTKHPHQIVYVDEAGIDNRADYPYGYCPIGQRFYDLKSGKRTERVSFIAALKERQLFAPMTFEGSCNRLLFEAWLQQSLLPQLHPGDIIVIDNASFHHGQSIEEIVAEAGCEIWYLPSYSPDLNKIERWWFVFKNWMKQRWDEFDTFRDCVDAAFKECTNVFP is encoded by the exons ATGCCAGCCCCCTATAGTTATGACCTTCGCTGCAAAGCGATTGCTGCGGTCAAGAATGGAGAACGGAAAGTCGACGTATGCCGGATGTTAAACATCAGTCGGAACACCTTGCACTTATGGATAGCGCGAGAGGAATCGACCGGTGATTGTCAGGCCATTACCCACTACCAGCAAGGAGCTCGCCACAAAATTACAGATTGGGAGCGCTTTCGTGAATTTGCTCAAGAGCATGGGGGAAAGACTCAGGCCCAAATGGCTAAATTATGGGGTGATAATGTCACCCAGCAAAATATCAGTGATGCCTTGAAGAAATTAGGCTTGAGTCGA AAAAAGACCTATGGCTATCGAGAACGGGATGAAACGCAACGCCAAGCCTTTATAGAGCGGTTACAGACCAAACATCCTCACCAGATAGTCTATGTGGATGAAGCAGGTATCGATAATCGAGCGGATTATCCCTATGGATATTGCCCCATTGGTCAACGATTCTATGACCTTAAATCAGGCAAGCGGACAGAGCGAGTCAGTTTCATTGCTGCGCTCAAAGAGCGACAGTTATTTGCCCCGATGACTTTCGAAGGGTCTTGCAATCGTTTGTTATTTGAGGCGTGGTTACAGCAGAGTCTCCTGCCCCAGCTGCACCCTGGCGATATTATCGTGATTGATAATGCCAGTTTTCACCATGGACAAAGTATCGAAGAAATCGTAGCTGAAGCAGGGTGTGAGATTTGGTATCTACCGAGCTATTCTCCTGATCTCAACAAAATTGAGCGATGGTGGTTTGTATTCAAAAACTGGATGAAGCAGCGATGGGATGAGTTTGACACTTTTCGTGATTGTGTAGATGCTGCCTTTAAGGAGTGTACTAACGTATTCCCGTAG
- a CDS encoding ankyrin repeat domain-containing protein, with the protein MSEKINPEWLNLRNAIKSNQIDKFTAIFCKKKWSEHDLVHALVLASKYESLEILLTLIKYGADINLTVGEETALATAVDEGNYEIASILLDAGANPSLPINSEVHPPLFIAANNGDLDIVKLLVNAGANVNQTICGEPPIINAALSGHQNIYNFLLPMTQSELLGDAEYFLQKGIRQNFRDENINPIMENAYDVVRKGSIGEVKKLLTGNIPINDFTQYGSTLLNSAVIRRPVESRLPVTLALLESGADPNLADDYDDMTPIMRTRQIEIISTLINFGADVNAMTHDKTTALIEASKYRHSLAVKVLLESGADPKHKDSANMNAMDYALENQHSDIILFFKESA; encoded by the coding sequence ATGTCAGAAAAGATAAATCCTGAATGGCTTAACTTGAGGAATGCGATTAAAAGTAATCAAATAGATAAATTCACCGCTATATTTTGCAAAAAAAAATGGAGTGAGCATGATCTAGTACATGCTTTAGTACTCGCCTCAAAATATGAGTCTCTAGAAATACTACTAACACTTATAAAATATGGTGCAGATATAAATCTTACTGTTGGGGAGGAAACAGCACTAGCTACTGCAGTAGATGAAGGTAATTATGAAATCGCTTCTATTCTTCTGGATGCTGGTGCTAATCCTTCACTTCCAATCAATAGTGAGGTTCATCCTCCATTATTTATTGCTGCTAACAATGGGGATTTAGACATAGTTAAACTCCTAGTCAATGCTGGTGCAAATGTCAACCAGACTATATGTGGAGAACCTCCGATTATTAATGCTGCCTTGTCAGGTCATCAAAATATATATAACTTCTTATTACCCATGACACAATCAGAATTATTGGGTGATGCGGAGTATTTCTTGCAGAAAGGGATTCGACAGAATTTTAGAGATGAAAATATCAATCCTATAATGGAAAATGCTTATGATGTAGTGCGTAAGGGCAGTATTGGTGAGGTCAAAAAACTTTTAACTGGAAACATCCCAATTAATGATTTTACTCAATATGGATCAACATTATTAAATAGTGCTGTTATTAGAAGACCAGTAGAGTCTCGACTACCAGTTACTCTTGCTTTACTTGAATCTGGAGCCGATCCAAATTTAGCTGATGACTATGATGATATGACACCTATTATGCGAACTAGGCAGATTGAAATTATTTCTACTTTGATAAATTTTGGTGCGGATGTCAATGCAATGACTCATGACAAGACAACTGCTTTAATTGAAGCTTCTAAGTATCGCCATTCCCTCGCTGTCAAAGTTCTTTTAGAGTCGGGTGCGGACCCGAAGCATAAAGATTCAGCAAATATGAATGCAATGGACTACGCTCTGGAGAATCAGCATTCAGATATCATTCTTTTCTTTAAAGAATCAGCATAG